The following coding sequences lie in one Niabella agricola genomic window:
- a CDS encoding SRPBCC family protein: MQVQTTWKFSAAPDRLWPLLFHSKMKDQRPCYFRLGLPKPIECRLVDERGGVGATRECISDKGVIRQTILEWMPEEKLRFEMRETNIYFGPCVDTIVETFVLNPVNVTTTRMTRTTEFKLKPGARRWGALPMWIGLKSIHRYVFYNWEHILKSGLREA, translated from the coding sequence ATGCAGGTTCAAACCACATGGAAATTCAGTGCTGCCCCGGACCGGTTGTGGCCGTTGTTGTTTCATTCAAAAATGAAGGATCAAAGGCCCTGTTATTTTCGTTTGGGGCTTCCCAAGCCCATTGAATGCCGGCTGGTGGATGAGCGCGGAGGTGTGGGTGCTACCCGGGAGTGCATTTCCGACAAGGGTGTGATCCGGCAAACCATCCTGGAATGGATGCCGGAGGAAAAACTTCGGTTTGAGATGCGTGAAACCAACATCTATTTTGGCCCTTGTGTGGACACTATCGTGGAAACCTTTGTTCTGAATCCTGTGAATGTGACAACAACCCGGATGACGCGTACCACTGAATTTAAATTGAAACCCGGAGCCCGCCGCTGGGGTGCGCTGCCTATGTGGATCGGTCTGAAAAGTATTCACCGGTATGTATTCTATAACTGGGAACATATCCTGAAATCCGGCCTCCGGGAAGCATAA
- a CDS encoding NAD(P)H-dependent flavin oxidoreductase: protein MHTHTLLRQLQIRYPVIQAPMLGVSTPEMAAAASNAGGLGSLAVGGLSPDAVATLLDQTRALTSKPFAVNLFVHNVPELDAATPEPMQQLIQRLAAERGYILTDADLRLPRLYTYKDQLDVLVKEDVRLVSFTFGCPDDDSIRLLKTHNLLLTGTATSLKEAAWLQDKGIDMVVAQGIEAGGHRGSFLHLGDDLPQQSLEALLQDMKTDIHIPVIAAGGIRDVAGAKKMIDLGAAAVQLGTLFIPTRESQAIPGYKQLLSGKTEMRSVLTTAFSGRWARGLSNAFIRAIETSGIPVLPYPYQNALTTALRKKAQAQNDPEFTSLWAGTELPLTTVADMSATIVTQFGRALADES from the coding sequence ATGCATACCCACACATTACTTCGGCAACTGCAGATCCGGTACCCGGTGATACAGGCACCGATGCTGGGAGTGTCAACCCCGGAAATGGCCGCGGCTGCATCCAATGCAGGCGGACTGGGATCGCTTGCGGTAGGTGGTCTTTCACCGGATGCTGTTGCAACCTTGCTGGACCAGACGCGGGCGCTAACTTCAAAACCCTTTGCCGTTAACCTGTTTGTGCACAATGTCCCGGAGCTGGATGCTGCAACTCCGGAGCCTATGCAGCAGCTGATACAACGCTTGGCGGCTGAACGCGGATATATATTGACCGATGCTGATCTCCGGCTGCCCCGTCTGTATACGTATAAAGACCAGCTGGATGTACTGGTTAAGGAAGACGTGCGCCTGGTGAGCTTTACTTTCGGGTGCCCGGACGATGACAGTATCCGGTTGCTGAAGACTCATAACCTATTGCTGACCGGTACGGCTACCAGTTTGAAAGAAGCCGCCTGGTTACAGGATAAAGGTATCGATATGGTAGTGGCACAGGGTATTGAGGCCGGCGGGCATCGGGGCAGTTTTTTGCACCTGGGCGATGATCTTCCGCAACAATCGCTGGAAGCTTTATTACAGGACATGAAGACCGACATACATATTCCCGTGATCGCTGCTGGCGGAATACGGGACGTGGCAGGAGCAAAAAAGATGATTGATCTGGGGGCCGCCGCCGTTCAGTTAGGAACGCTTTTTATTCCTACAAGGGAAAGCCAGGCCATTCCCGGATATAAACAATTGCTGAGCGGGAAAACGGAAATGCGGTCCGTGTTAACGACTGCCTTTTCCGGGCGGTGGGCAAGAGGGTTGTCCAATGCTTTTATCAGGGCGATCGAAACCTCAGGTATACCCGTGCTTCCCTACCCATATCAGAATGCCTTAACAACTGCGCTTCGTAAAAAGGCCCAGGCGCAGAATGATCCGGAGTTTACCAGTCTGTGGGCCGGAACGGAATTGCCGCTTACTACGGTTGCAGATATGTCTGCAACAATTGTAACGCAGTTTGGCAGGGCGTTAGCCGATGAGTCCTAA
- a CDS encoding agmatinase family protein codes for MLDITNFDQNCVANPNNNIFGLPSTEENADLIIINVPWEVTVSYGAGTARAPESILKASLQVDLYDPDYPNAWKRGYYLQPTDRTVLLKSDFLRKEAELYIDYISKGEELGKNQFMCRTIKEVNEGGVYLNNWVYDQARVLLNDNKLVGLLGGDHSTPLGLFKALAEKHGEFGILQIDAHCDLRKAYEGFVYSHASIMYNALNEIPQIKNIVQVGVRDLGQDEWEYIKNSEYRVITYFDQEIKERQFDGDTFKNIAEEIVGKLPQKVHISFDIDGLDPKLCPDTGTPVPGGFELDRVFFLFKKIVESGRQLIGFDLVEVGTGETDWNANVGARALYKLCNLLADSNQ; via the coding sequence ATGTTGGACATAACAAATTTCGATCAGAACTGTGTAGCCAACCCGAACAACAACATTTTTGGGCTGCCCAGTACCGAAGAAAACGCCGACCTGATCATTATCAACGTTCCCTGGGAAGTAACCGTAAGCTACGGTGCCGGAACGGCCCGGGCGCCGGAATCCATCCTGAAAGCCAGCCTGCAGGTTGATCTGTATGATCCCGATTATCCCAATGCCTGGAAAAGAGGGTATTATCTGCAACCAACCGATCGGACGGTGCTCCTGAAAAGTGATTTCCTGCGCAAAGAAGCCGAACTCTATATTGACTATATCTCCAAGGGTGAAGAACTGGGCAAGAACCAGTTTATGTGCCGCACCATCAAAGAAGTAAACGAAGGCGGTGTTTATTTGAATAACTGGGTGTATGACCAGGCCAGGGTATTGCTGAATGACAATAAACTGGTAGGACTGCTGGGAGGCGACCATAGTACTCCCCTGGGATTGTTTAAGGCACTGGCAGAAAAACACGGTGAATTCGGGATTCTTCAGATCGATGCCCACTGTGATCTGCGGAAAGCCTATGAAGGGTTTGTTTACTCCCATGCCAGCATTATGTACAATGCCCTGAATGAAATTCCGCAGATCAAAAACATCGTGCAGGTAGGCGTTCGTGACCTTGGACAGGACGAGTGGGAATATATAAAAAACAGTGAATACAGGGTCATTACCTATTTTGACCAGGAAATAAAAGAGCGTCAGTTTGATGGGGATACATTTAAGAATATCGCTGAAGAGATTGTAGGCAAGCTGCCGCAGAAAGTACATATCAGTTTTGATATAGACGGGCTCGACCCCAAATTATGTCCCGATACCGGCACTCCTGTGCCCGGCGGATTTGAACTGGACCGCGTTTTCTTCCTCTTTAAGAAGATCGTGGAAAGCGGCCGCCAGCTGATCGGGTTCGATCTGGTGGAAGTCGGCACCGGGGAAACAGACTGGAATGCAAACGTGGGAGCAAGAGCGCTTTACAAATTATGCAACCTGCTTGCAGATAGCAATCAATAA
- a CDS encoding radical SAM protein, with translation MALTSSPYLLYSDGNGNIFEDTSLYAVGRSGWDALPVPVEDWIELPDGGSLYELPERIGIGIDVITGELRLCDKGWAVAAFIPPAHTGFYIAAYETKPEAPTLPLFCYTAVSWQNDKFYVPAIRIEQDIRQECAGFDADKVKLGVAQLTKAYPHNRLVHHLANNCALTYHCPAARNYFIGRWECPVPASPACNANCVGCISLQPDEETIVSTQDRLQFKPSVEEIVEFTVPHLETAPYPLISFGQGCEGEPLLMWETLEKAIIEIRKHTSKGSININTNGSRPDAVKRLCEAGLNSIRVSTNSARSEIYMPYYRPNNYQFEDIVESLKIVNGFGGWTSINYFVFPGMTDSVAEYEALRKLIRDTGLKMIQWRNFNIDPDWYLGKIGVSETGEFMGVKQLMELIKEEFPHLKYGYYNPPMERIKGNYEVDFAHY, from the coding sequence ATGGCATTAACATCCTCCCCGTACCTGTTGTACTCTGATGGCAACGGAAATATTTTTGAAGATACCAGTCTCTACGCTGTTGGGCGCAGCGGGTGGGATGCCTTGCCCGTACCAGTAGAAGACTGGATCGAGTTGCCGGACGGCGGCTCGCTTTATGAGTTGCCTGAACGGATAGGGATTGGCATTGATGTCATAACCGGTGAATTACGACTTTGTGATAAAGGCTGGGCCGTGGCCGCCTTTATCCCGCCGGCGCATACAGGCTTTTATATTGCCGCTTACGAAACCAAGCCAGAGGCGCCTACCCTGCCGCTGTTTTGCTACACCGCCGTATCCTGGCAGAACGACAAATTCTATGTTCCCGCCATCCGTATCGAACAGGACATCCGCCAGGAATGTGCCGGTTTTGATGCAGACAAAGTAAAACTGGGCGTAGCACAACTCACAAAAGCCTACCCGCACAACCGGCTGGTTCATCACCTGGCGAACAATTGTGCGCTCACCTATCATTGTCCTGCTGCAAGAAACTATTTTATCGGCCGCTGGGAATGCCCCGTGCCTGCATCACCAGCCTGCAATGCCAATTGTGTAGGTTGCATTTCGCTTCAACCCGATGAGGAAACCATCGTGTCTACCCAGGACCGTCTGCAGTTTAAACCCTCCGTGGAAGAGATTGTGGAATTTACGGTGCCGCATCTTGAAACCGCGCCATATCCGCTGATCAGTTTCGGCCAGGGCTGCGAAGGCGAACCGCTGCTAATGTGGGAAACACTGGAAAAAGCAATCATCGAGATCCGCAAGCATACTTCAAAAGGGAGTATCAACATCAATACCAACGGGTCACGTCCCGATGCGGTAAAACGTCTTTGCGAAGCGGGGTTAAACTCAATCCGGGTAAGTACCAACAGTGCCCGAAGCGAGATCTATATGCCGTATTACCGTCCTAATAATTACCAGTTTGAGGATATTGTAGAAAGCCTGAAAATAGTAAATGGCTTTGGTGGCTGGACCTCTATCAACTATTTTGTGTTCCCCGGCATGACGGACAGTGTTGCCGAATACGAGGCCTTGCGGAAACTGATCCGGGATACAGGATTGAAGATGATCCAATGGCGCAACTTCAACATTGATCCCGACTGGTACCTGGGCAAGATCGGGGTTAGTGAGACCGGCGAGTTCATGGGGGTAAAACAACTGATGGAACTGATCAAAGAAGAATTCCCGCACCTGAAATACGGGTATTATAACCCGCCCATGGAACGGATAAAGGGCAACTACGAAGTGGATTTTGCGCATTATTAA
- a CDS encoding Imm5 family immunity protein, producing MLEQVLAAAVEALNENPQGHLPLKHRVAVMKSLNNSDIVNKLFLECTKKVLPVWYQDFPENASMTAMLTRADAFLYNQEPTDFMKLGDQYRNYMESTPGMAGMAGLSAVSLCYSIATGAAMILDIEDYDGQDDGSFDWDTWNPDFYASIAFAGGNPFVNEGNPQKRRAFWQWYLEAIDQLAQQPGERLSDIPKTEAVVSETFSRTQTYRQPALVDLLKKVIELSLADLQKSDPDVQWEQLELSGECMKAGIGMKGFYISGGNKVPFKLKYFLQKGDQSTIILMNKIKYAMYEQAPKEGAWMGFRLVAEKNQDFTLDLNYDLRTALPESRQDPENFKQEFEAFPRAKAYTPDWWQAILGKKAAYL from the coding sequence ATGCTTGAACAAGTATTAGCAGCAGCAGTAGAAGCGTTGAATGAAAATCCGCAGGGGCATCTTCCATTAAAGCACCGGGTGGCCGTTATGAAAAGTCTGAACAATTCGGACATCGTTAACAAACTCTTTCTCGAATGTACCAAAAAAGTACTTCCGGTCTGGTACCAGGATTTCCCGGAAAATGCATCTATGACCGCCATGCTGACCAGGGCCGACGCATTTCTTTACAATCAGGAGCCAACCGATTTTATGAAACTGGGGGATCAGTACCGGAACTATATGGAAAGCACCCCGGGCATGGCCGGTATGGCCGGACTCAGTGCGGTATCGTTGTGCTACAGTATCGCCACCGGTGCTGCAATGATCCTGGATATTGAAGACTATGATGGTCAGGATGACGGCTCTTTTGACTGGGACACCTGGAATCCCGACTTCTATGCTTCTATAGCTTTTGCCGGTGGCAATCCTTTTGTAAACGAGGGCAATCCCCAAAAACGGCGGGCATTTTGGCAATGGTATCTCGAGGCTATTGACCAGCTGGCGCAGCAACCCGGCGAGCGGTTATCTGATATACCCAAAACGGAGGCCGTTGTTTCAGAAACCTTCAGCCGCACGCAAACCTATAGGCAGCCGGCGCTGGTGGACCTGCTCAAAAAAGTCATTGAGCTCTCACTAGCCGATCTTCAAAAGAGTGATCCGGATGTTCAATGGGAACAACTGGAGTTAAGTGGTGAGTGTATGAAGGCCGGGATCGGAATGAAGGGGTTTTATATATCCGGCGGGAATAAAGTTCCGTTTAAACTGAAGTATTTTCTTCAGAAAGGCGATCAGTCTACCATTATCCTAATGAACAAAATCAAATATGCCATGTATGAGCAGGCACCAAAAGAAGGCGCCTGGATGGGCTTCCGCCTTGTGGCCGAAAAGAACCAGGACTTTACATTGGACCTGAATTATGATCTGCGCACGGCCCTTCCCGAAAGCAGGCAGGACCCCGAAAACTTCAAGCAGGAATTTGAAGCTTTTCCAAGGGCAAAAGCATATACTCCTGATTGGTGGCAGGCGATCCTGGGAAAAAAAGCGGCCTATCTGTAA
- a CDS encoding Crp/Fnr family transcriptional regulator: MKEKQEVSSDDNILYRHCMPEWRTTVDANRQLLVVKKGQPVFSEKEIVKGVFFIRKGKVKIHQRWGNEKELIIRFAKNGDMIGYRGLGKGKVYPVSATALEDTELMYLDIPFFEATLQVNPRLTYALMDFYANELEATEKRVRNMAHMEVKGRIAEAILMLHERFGVNDAGYIDIKLTRQDMASFVGTTYETISRTISELEAEKLIRTSGKNIALLKEKQLMKLAESNMK, encoded by the coding sequence ATGAAAGAAAAGCAGGAAGTCTCATCCGATGATAATATTTTATACCGCCACTGCATGCCCGAATGGCGCACAACGGTGGATGCCAACCGGCAACTGCTCGTCGTAAAAAAAGGTCAGCCCGTTTTTTCAGAAAAGGAGATAGTAAAAGGCGTGTTCTTTATCCGGAAGGGAAAAGTAAAAATTCACCAACGCTGGGGCAATGAAAAAGAACTCATCATCCGGTTTGCAAAAAACGGGGATATGATTGGTTACCGGGGGCTGGGAAAAGGAAAGGTGTACCCGGTATCGGCTACAGCGCTTGAAGATACGGAACTGATGTATCTGGATATCCCGTTCTTTGAAGCTACCCTGCAGGTTAATCCCCGGCTAACGTACGCGCTGATGGATTTTTATGCAAATGAGCTAGAAGCCACAGAAAAACGGGTGCGCAATATGGCGCATATGGAGGTGAAAGGGAGGATTGCTGAGGCCATCCTCATGCTGCACGAGCGCTTTGGTGTAAATGATGCAGGGTATATTGATATCAAACTCACCCGGCAGGATATGGCCTCCTTTGTTGGTACTACCTATGAAACCATTTCCCGTACAATTAGCGAACTGGAAGCCGAAAAACTGATCCGTACCAGCGGTAAAAATATTGCCCTTCTGAAGGAGAAGCAGCTGATGAAACTGGCAGAGTCGAATATGAAATAG
- a CDS encoding MgtC/SapB family protein — protein MIEAVINGFDLEAIATQLIMICVSILIGMIIGAEREYKNKSAGLRTFILVSFGSCIFTILSIRIGINNPDRLAANIITGIGFLGAGVIFKDRTKIEGITTATTIWATASLGMSVGAGYIYLALVGTVIVIVILKLLMPVQKFIDNRHKIREYKIATATIADLDSCIAWFRENHLKILLLNEQKRPEGFSRTWQVRGPLKNHDQLVARLVQDPKIISYQF, from the coding sequence ATGATTGAAGCTGTTATAAACGGGTTCGACCTGGAAGCCATCGCTACCCAACTGATTATGATCTGCGTTTCCATACTGATCGGTATGATCATCGGCGCTGAAAGAGAATATAAAAACAAGTCAGCGGGTTTAAGAACCTTTATCCTGGTATCCTTCGGTTCCTGTATTTTTACGATCTTATCCATCCGGATAGGAATTAACAACCCCGACCGGCTTGCTGCAAATATCATTACCGGTATTGGCTTCCTGGGGGCCGGCGTTATTTTCAAAGACCGCACTAAAATCGAGGGCATTACCACTGCCACTACTATTTGGGCTACGGCTTCCCTGGGGATGAGTGTAGGCGCCGGGTATATTTATCTTGCCCTGGTGGGTACCGTCATCGTTATTGTCATTCTGAAGCTGCTGATGCCGGTTCAGAAATTCATCGACAACCGTCATAAGATCCGGGAATATAAAATTGCAACAGCAACCATTGCGGATCTTGATAGTTGTATTGCCTGGTTCCGCGAAAACCATTTAAAAATCTTGTTATTGAATGAACAAAAAAGGCCGGAAGGATTTTCGCGAACCTGGCAGGTCAGGGGCCCGCTTAAAAACCACGACCAGTTGGTTGCCCGGCTGGTGCAGGACCCGAAGATCATTTCCTATCAATTTTAA
- a CDS encoding endonuclease MutS2, giving the protein MKLYPESAYIQLEFDKIRELLAKHCETDYAQRKAEQLRIHTHKRFIDEELKQSHEFKQLLQNAVYFPNDYILNLARELKLLSIAGALLTGEQLLQIRKLAESIEKIFRWFDAERKLAYESLYRVIKDTYYEKAIISLIDEVVDEIGQVKDSASPALKEIRLSLYRKRTELRRIFDKIVSKLNKQGYLAEIEESFMNGRRVIAVFAEQKRAVKGILHGESDSRKTAFIEPEETMHLNNEVADLEHEERKEVDRILRQLTATLSTYASLLQTWHTVLGEYDFIRAKAKFAGDINGEFPVVADKAQVHLVNAYHPLLYLYNKRSGKPTFPVSITLDENQRILVVSGPNAGGKTVTMKTVGLLQMMVQSGLLVPVHPNSEFGVFKQLMIHIGDTQSLEFELSTYSSHLIHMKYFMEHANGKTLFFIDELGSGSDPNLGGAFAEVILLELLKKHSYGIVTTHYLNLKVMAGKTHGIVNGAMAFDEKNLLPMFQLVVGRPGSSYTFSIAERIGLDKRLINQARQMVDDDQYRLDKLLNKTEQNLRDLTKKDKELERLIKENERLKKEMERVMDKEKHRQQMSVLREQNKISEERITYLKDMERKLKQITIEWKKEEDKQKLIKQINNLLFNKQEKKAVGKIQKKIESKYQEVGGDIKVGDTVKMKRNHQVGEVLEIKSKRAVVKIGLLPMQVELADLVVVKEKETAEKP; this is encoded by the coding sequence ATGAAATTATACCCGGAATCGGCATATATACAATTAGAGTTTGATAAGATCAGAGAATTGCTGGCAAAGCACTGTGAAACGGATTATGCGCAACGTAAGGCCGAACAGCTGCGCATCCATACGCATAAACGGTTTATTGACGAAGAGCTGAAGCAGTCGCATGAGTTTAAGCAGTTGCTACAGAACGCCGTTTATTTCCCCAATGATTATATTTTAAACCTGGCCAGGGAGCTGAAGCTGCTTTCCATTGCCGGCGCCTTGCTTACAGGAGAACAATTGCTGCAGATCCGGAAGCTGGCGGAGAGTATTGAAAAAATCTTCCGCTGGTTTGATGCGGAACGGAAGCTGGCATATGAAAGCCTGTACCGGGTGATAAAAGATACTTATTATGAAAAAGCCATTATCAGCCTGATCGATGAGGTCGTAGATGAAATTGGGCAGGTGAAGGACAGTGCCTCGCCGGCTCTGAAGGAAATCCGGCTGAGCCTCTATCGCAAGCGTACCGAGTTGCGGCGCATCTTTGACAAGATTGTTTCAAAACTCAACAAGCAGGGGTACCTGGCGGAGATTGAAGAAAGTTTTATGAACGGACGCCGCGTGATTGCGGTATTTGCAGAACAGAAGCGGGCGGTAAAAGGAATTCTTCATGGCGAGAGCGATAGTCGTAAAACGGCGTTTATTGAGCCGGAAGAAACCATGCACCTGAACAATGAAGTGGCCGACCTGGAGCATGAAGAGCGCAAGGAGGTAGACCGTATCCTGCGGCAGCTTACCGCTACATTGTCAACCTATGCCTCTTTACTTCAAACCTGGCATACGGTGCTTGGTGAATATGATTTTATACGTGCCAAGGCCAAATTTGCCGGGGATATTAATGGAGAATTTCCAGTAGTTGCCGATAAGGCCCAGGTACACCTGGTAAATGCGTACCACCCGCTGTTATATTTATACAACAAACGCTCCGGCAAACCCACTTTTCCGGTGTCCATTACCCTGGATGAAAACCAGCGGATACTGGTGGTAAGCGGCCCGAACGCAGGCGGAAAAACCGTTACGATGAAAACGGTGGGATTGTTGCAGATGATGGTGCAAAGCGGTTTACTGGTTCCGGTACATCCCAACAGCGAGTTTGGGGTGTTTAAACAATTGATGATCCACATCGGTGATACGCAGAGCCTGGAGTTTGAGCTCAGTACCTACAGCAGCCATCTCATCCATATGAAATATTTTATGGAGCATGCCAATGGTAAAACCCTGTTCTTTATCGATGAGCTGGGTAGCGGTAGTGACCCCAACCTTGGCGGAGCTTTTGCAGAAGTAATCCTGCTGGAATTGCTGAAAAAGCATTCCTATGGAATTGTAACCACCCATTACCTGAATCTGAAAGTGATGGCAGGGAAAACACATGGCATTGTGAACGGGGCCATGGCCTTTGACGAAAAGAACCTGTTACCCATGTTCCAGCTGGTGGTAGGGCGTCCGGGAAGCTCTTATACGTTTTCGATTGCAGAGCGGATCGGGCTGGATAAGCGCCTGATCAACCAGGCAAGGCAAATGGTGGATGATGATCAGTACCGGCTGGATAAACTACTGAATAAAACAGAGCAGAACCTGCGCGACCTGACGAAGAAAGACAAGGAACTTGAACGGCTGATCAAAGAAAATGAGCGGCTGAAAAAGGAAATGGAGCGGGTGATGGATAAAGAAAAACACCGGCAACAGATGAGCGTACTGCGGGAGCAGAATAAGATATCTGAAGAACGGATCACCTATCTGAAAGATATGGAGCGCAAGCTCAAGCAGATCACCATTGAATGGAAGAAGGAGGAGGATAAACAAAAACTCATTAAGCAGATCAACAACCTGCTCTTCAATAAGCAGGAAAAGAAAGCGGTGGGAAAGATTCAGAAAAAAATCGAATCCAAATACCAGGAAGTGGGCGGGGATATAAAAGTAGGGGACACGGTAAAGATGAAGCGGAACCACCAGGTGGGAGAAGTGCTGGAGATCAAGAGTAAACGCGCGGTGGTAAAAATTGGCTTATTGCCTATGCAGGTTGAACTGGCAGACCTGGTAGTGGTGAAAGAAAAAGAAACAGCGGAAAAGCCATAG
- the msrA gene encoding peptide-methionine (S)-S-oxide reductase MsrA, whose product MSQQTDTATFANGCFWCTEAIFQDVKGVSSVTSGYTDGHTKNPTYKEVCTGNTGHAEALQIVYDPSVVSFDELLEIFWKTHDPTTLNRQGGDVGTQYRSGIYYHNADQKAKAEHYKQELDKSGAFDNPIVTEIKPFTVFYPAEDYHQSYFNNNENKNPYCTMVIRPKVDKFRKVFKDKLK is encoded by the coding sequence ATGAGTCAACAAACAGACACAGCCACTTTCGCCAACGGATGCTTCTGGTGCACAGAAGCGATTTTTCAGGATGTAAAAGGTGTATCCTCGGTTACCAGCGGCTATACAGACGGGCATACAAAAAATCCTACCTATAAGGAAGTATGTACCGGCAATACAGGACATGCCGAGGCTTTACAGATCGTTTATGACCCTTCGGTTGTTTCTTTTGACGAGCTGCTGGAGATCTTCTGGAAAACCCATGATCCTACCACACTGAACCGGCAGGGCGGGGATGTAGGCACACAATACCGCAGCGGGATTTATTATCATAATGCCGACCAGAAAGCAAAAGCGGAACATTACAAGCAGGAACTGGACAAAAGCGGGGCTTTTGACAACCCGATTGTAACGGAAATAAAACCCTTTACCGTATTTTACCCGGCAGAGGACTACCATCAGTCGTATTTTAACAATAACGAAAATAAAAATCCCTATTGCACCATGGTTATCCGGCCAAAAGTGGATAAATTTCGTAAAGTATTCAAAGACAAGCTGAAATAG